CACATTACATCAATTGCAATccctcaaatatttatgttgcacTATTTATTGTCACGTTAATTGCTATCGCAATATTCGTTTGAACATATTAAATGTGCAGCGGAAATGCAATGTGATCCAATGTAAGTGCCCTGGTTTGTTTCGAAATATGATATGCATATTTCGTGTGGTCGCAATATTGTTGCGGtaacaaaaaagggaaaatatttaagtagacCAGTTAATTCTAAGTGTTTTGGGGTAGGTTGTTAACGTTGACGTCGGCATTATTTCTTTGTTGCAGTTCTTATGAATTGCAGTTGCATTCATATCGGTCATGCCGATAGTGGTTGGCATCGACGTCGACGTAACTCCTCCCCCCCTTGATTGAGCTCTCTCCTGGGAGATCAcattagtaattttgaaattctttctcttgtttttacaataaatgatTTTCGAAAGACTGACTATAATTACAATTGatattgtatataagtatgcttatatgtatgtattgttgtcGTTTGTGGTCCTAATACTCTAATTTTTTCTCCTAGTGTATTGTGTAGGCGTTCTACATCAGAATTGCCGGTGTGGTTATTTGGTTTAACGAGATGTAgttcaatattttcgtttctgAGGAAATCTTTAAcattaatacttttaaattcgTTATCTTTTTTAAATTGTCCTCTTTGCGACTTATATtggtttattttttcgattatagTTTGGCTGGTCCTATCTTCAAGAAAAAATGCTGTGGCGAATTTAGAAAACCTGTCTATAAAAGTTAGAAAATTCGCTTTTGAATTAGTGTAGCAATCCATGTGAATTATTTCTTTGCAATCTTTCGGTGTTtccgttaaattaaattttgcttttatagGTCGCCTATCATATTTGACTCTGTTGCATGTATCGCAGTTGTTTACGAATTTGTGTAccagttttttcaaatttgggaAGTAGATATGTCTTTTAACTTCTTCGTAGTTCTCCGATATTCCTGTGTGTCCTGTTTCAAACTTGCGATAATTTTGGATATGTCTGTAGGCTTCTTCTTCGCTATTTATATCTTTAGCGTGATATgaacatttaacaaatttaatgttgtcGAATCCATCAAATAACTCgatgattttttgttgtaatttattatattcatgGTCGTTAACTTCGCTGTATATGCCAATTTTGCCTGAAGTGATATGTCTTCTGAGGATATCAGAAATATTGTTGTCGAGATTTACTGGTGttacgtatatttttttattgttgtgttttatttcgAACTCTAATTGTTTGTTAtctgttaggttaggttaggttaggttagatgccTGATCAAGAGATCGCACATGGACCAATAgaagtagtcctttgtgaagccatagaaaaacgAACTCCCTTGTTCGGACTTAGAAGTCGGCAAACCGTTTAGtctccaatacaaatttgcagaggcgcttaatttctataCCCGCCAGGTCGGCGGGTAGTCTGAAGCTATGTGCCCCCAAGTatctaagtcttgacctcccaaaagcagggcagtcaagaaagaagtgctggctagtttctactgcatcttcttccaagcagcttctgcatgcggcgtccggtaagattcccagtcttacagcgtgaatgccaatagggcagtggccCGTCAGGAGCCCTATTATTAGTGAGAGTCTAGCCTTACtaagggcaaagagatcaccagATCTTCTGCGATCTATCTTAGGCCAAAAGGCCTTTGCGACCGCACAGGTACCAATGCTGGACCATCGCTGACCGAACAGCCGCGAGGCCCAGCCATCCAGTAGTAGAGAACAGGAGGATGCAGGAgcacctacccgttcccattctaccgatagtgattctagggtgcctttcctagccagctcatcagccttgcagTTACCCACGATAccgctgtggcccggcacccacaCAAGTCTAATGATAAAAGCTCTCGCCGCCAGAGACAGTGACGCCAGACACTCTTCGACCAACCTAGAACGCACTATGAATGCATTCAAggctagtattgccgctctgctatcagagtgaatggtcacttccctGAAGGTAGACACTCTTTTGAGCAGCAtatctactgctaccttgatggctgcaacctcagcctggaaaacGCTAcaatagtcgggaagtctgaagctggattttatggagagctcccgacagtagacccctccaccaaccttccccccaagcttcgacccatccgtaaagaagcttactgcccctctcctccagcGACTTCTTCCCTGCCAaacctccctcgtcggtatatgtgcAGAGAAGGAGCCACCGGAGTTCGATATGGCGACTCCTTGATCCAaatgatccggtatgcagtcaaagctTGTGAGGATGTCCGAGTGCTCAGATGCACGCCCCTTTAGGAACCCGGACCCCCGGAGCCTGATAGCCACTtttgcggccatacaccttccggcaatATCTACCGGCGTTATGTTCAGAATAGCATTAAGTGCGATGGTTGGGGTGGACCTTAATGCaccgcacatgctgatgagcgcagctCGTTGAACACTCTCAAGTTTCTTAGCAAGTGTGGTCTTCTgcaaagccctccaccacatgaagACTCGATAGAATAATATGGGCTtaactatggtgtcatagagccagagtaccaccttcggtgagagaccccacctcttgccaatagctcctctacagcaatataaggcaatcgatgcctttttggctctctcctcgatattcggcttccatgaaagcttcttatctaGGATGAGCCCTAAGtacttcactgtatccgccggttgtAAGCGGATACCTCCCAATAGCGGTAACGGCGCCTCTGGGATCTTGTACCTTctactaaataaaaccatttctgttttattaggaTTGATGGCAAGTCAACTTTCGACCGCCCATtttgttacaacgctgagatatccctgcgtcaaTTCATACACGGTGCTTAGAAACTTTCCTttcaccataagtgctacatcgtctgcataggcaatcaccttACAGCCAAGATCCTCCAGCTTTTTGAGAAGGTCGttaacgactaggatccatagaagaggagaaagAACCCCTCCTTGAGGGGTTCCCCTGCTAACACTCCGCCGCGCGCTTGCGCTGCCCCATTCTGATTCGGCCACTCTGTCGCACAGGAGACTGAAAATGAGGtgcttgaggttcgattcaaccccaagaccgtctaGTGCAGCAACGACTGCCTCTGGcaggacattgttgaaagctccctcaatatcaaggaaggtcccaaccGCGAAGTCCTTACCCTTAATTGCTTCCTCAAACCACGACACGATAGTGTGTAAAGCAGTGTCTACTGACCTTCCTTTACGATAcgcatgttgcgctcctgatagaTAGTCCCTCGGAATACCAGTCCATCAGCCTCTCCaaagtttttagtaaaaacgAGGAGAGACTGATGGGCCTGAAATCCTTTGCCGTGACGTGGGAGCCCCtgccagccttcgggatgaacgtaaccctgactcgtctccaggcccccgggatgtaacctaatctgatgcagttcgcatagatcgGTGCCAACCAGCCGCATGATACCTTAGCAGCCTgctgcagctgcgctggtatgatgccgtccggtcccggggacttgaatGGTTTGAACGAATTTATCGCCCAAGTCAAGTGACGCTCATCCAGAAGGTCGACAAAGGCCGTGCGATCAGCATTCAACGCTCCGAGAGGCACCTCCGTAGAGGACGTGTTACTAGGGAAGTGAGCATTAAGGAGCATCTGTAGTGTCTCTTCACTGCTCAGCGCCCATTTCCCATCTACATCCTTAAGGTACCCCAGGGACACAGGGTTTTTCGCGAGAATTCGCCTGAATCTAGAGGACTCGTGAAAGCCCTCCACTTTTTCGCAGAAGCTCTTCCACGAGATCCTCTTAGCCCTTCTTAGCTCGGACTTGTATATCGAAAGTCCTGTTTTATACAGGACCCAATCATCGGGTAGGCCACTCCTACGGGCCTTGTTGAATAAGCGTCTACAGGACGCCCTAATTTCCGAGAGCTCCAAAGTCCACCATTGAGGTTTACCTCTTCCCTTCGGTGTTTTCAATGGACAGGAGCTCTCCAGTGCAGTGATGCACGCCGAGCTGAAAGCCTCGACCCACCCATCCACCACATCGGCGGTGGCCAGCGTGTCCACCCCCGGTGCGCGTGGAAGAGTTTGCCGAAGCCTTCTGCGGTAACCTTCCCAGTCCGTGTTTCGAGGATTTCTGAACGATTTCCTAGGAGGACCTTCTCCGTCAATACTAAACCCGATATATCTATGATCCGAAAAGGAGTGGTCATCGAGAACCCTCCAGTTCGAGATCAGCGGGGCAATCCTGTGTGAGGCTAGGGTGAGATCGAGAACCTCCTCCCTGCCTGCGGTCACAAAAGTAGGAGAAATTCCCCTATTGCAGATGCAAAGATTTTcgctaataataaaatcaaaaagcgactcaggaggatggagtcatgtgtagaagttcacgcaagtgaggaaagttctctgatcgccattcacttgggagtggccagaaacgattcttttgcatatgactaaagcagctcacgacttccggtctttgaccaagtatcctctgggtagcctaaggacatccgtttgaaggcgagctaacgtgagaaggcgaaacatcccctgcatagggttgtgcgctgggtttgggacccgtcacgtaaaaaaacacccccaatgaaaaggaacaacaagcctcggatgagtgaccccccttttgatgacgaccatggcaaacgaaataaggactacgaattgagggcatgcacctggaatgtccggtcccttaattgggaaggtgccgctgcccagctggttgatgtcctcgtgaaaataaaggctgacatcaccgccgtccaagaaatgcgatggacgggacaaggacagagacaagtaggtccttgtgacatttactacaatggccatataaaggagcgcaagtttggtgttggattcgtggtgggagagagacttcgtcgccgagtactatcattcactgtggtgaatgaacgtctagccacaatccgcatcaaagcgaggttcttcaacatatcgctgatttgcgcccacgccccgacggaagagaaggacgatatgaccaaagatgctttttatgagtgcttggagcgcacttatgagagatgcccccgccacgatgtcaaaatcgtgcttggcgactttaacgccagggtgggcaaagaaggtatctttggaactacggtcggtaaattcagcctccacgacgaaacatccccaaatgggttgaggctgatcgacttcgccggggcccgaaatatggttatctgtagtactagattccagcataagaagatacatcaagctacctggctgtctccggatcgaaaaaccaccaaccagatcgatcatgttgtgatagacggaagacacgtctccagtgttttagatgtgcgtgcgctccgaggtcctaacatcgactcggaccactatattgttgcagccaaaattcgcacccgcctctgtgcagcaaaaaaacgcacgccaacaaacacaaggaaggttcgacgtcgagaagctgcaatcacaacagacagccgaacgtttttctactcggcttgcactcctgctctctgagagcactcatcaacaattcggtataagggaactgtgggacggcatttcaaactccttacgtacagctgcaaccgaaaccattggttgtCGGAAagggcaaaagaacagctggtacgacgaggagtgccgtgtcgcagcggagagaaaacaggctgcctacctcgcaacgttacgatcgaccacaacacgtgcgggatgggatagataccgagagttgaagagggaagcgagacgcatttgcagacagaagaagaaagaggccgaaatgcgtgagtacgaacagctcgataagctggccgacaggggtaatgctcgaaaattctacgaaaagatgcggcggcttacagaaggtttcaagaccggagcatactcttgtagaacccccaaaggtgatctagttaccgatgcccagagcatacttaaattatggagggaacacttctccagcctgctgaatggcagtgaaagcacaacaccgggagaaggcgaacccgattccccaatcgatgacgatggagcagacgttccattacccgaccatgaagaagttcgaatagcaattacccgcctgaagaacaacaaagcggcaggggccgatggattgccggccgagctattcaaacacggcggcgaagaactgataaggagcatgcatcagcttctttgtaaaatatggtcggacgaaagcatgcccaacgactggaatttaagtgtgctatgcccaatccataaaaaaggagaccccacaatctgcgccaactaccgtgggattagcatcctcaacatcgcatataaggttctatcgagcgtattgtgtgaaagattaaagcccaccgtcaacgaactgattggaccttatcagtgtggctttagacctggaaaatcaacaaccgaccagatattcaccatgcgccaaatcttggaaaagacccgtgaaagaagaatcgacactcaccacctattcgtcgatttcaaagctgctttcgacagcacgaaaaggagctgcctttatgccgcgatgtctgaatttggtatccccgcaaaactgatacggctgtgtaaactgacgttgagcggcaccaaaagctccgtcaggatcgggaagaacctctccgagccgttcgataccaaacgaggtttcagacaaggcgactccctatcgtgcgactttttcaatctgctgctggagaaaatagttcgagctgcagaacttaatcgagcaggtacaatcttctataagagtgtacagctgctggcgtatgccgatgatattgatatcatcggcctcaacacaacaacctctataagtctctcataattcccgtcctgctgtatggtgcagaggcttggacgatgtcaacagcggatgagtcgacgttgcgagttttcgagagaaaaattctgcgaaagatttatggtcctttgcgcgttggccacggcgaatatcgcattcgatggaacgatgagctgtacgagatatacgacgacattgacatagttcagcgaattaaaagacagcggctacgctggctaggtcatgttgtccggatggatgaaaacactccagctctgaaagtattcgacgcagtacccgccgggggaagcagaggaagaggaagacctccactccgttggaaggaccaagtggagaaggacctggcttcgcttggaatatccaattggcgccacgtagcgaaaagaagaaacgactggcgcgcggttgttaactcggctataatcgccaattaagaagaagaagactcaCCTCTAGTGTTGGTATCCGATCGAATGTCGCGAGTTGGCGTCCGAGCCGATGATGACATCAGCACCATTCCTGGACGCTTCCCCAAGGTCCTCCTTAGTAATGCGGGAGGTGGCCCCACCTCATCGTCGTGAGGCATATACGCAGCGACAAGCCAGATATTCCCGGTGTCGCACTCTAGCTTTGCTGTAACTACGTCAGCGTtgctgaaattaggtaaaagaaataccgttagTTCGTTTCTGACCAGCATACAGGCTCTATTTCTACCTGCATCCTTGGCCGCCAGCAGCTTGTGACTCTTCGTCCTTAGTCCAGATATTCCGTTGCTAGTTAGCCACGGTTCCTGGATCAGGACCACATCGGCTTCGTCTTGATCCAGACGAAGCAGTAGATTGGCGGAAGCCGCCTTTGCATGAtggaggttaatctggaggaatCTCATCCTTCAGACTATCCTCTAGAAGCGCCAGTTCAGCGCTTAGGTCATGATCGACCCTCACCTCCTCAAACAATTGTTCGAGGCTGAAAACGGAGTCGCCGATCGACGATCCGCCTCCAGTACTCGCCACGTCCGAGAGGCTTGGGTCGCTTTCCGTGGTCGCTTGACCATCGCTAACGCCTTCTCCTTTCTCCCCCGCATCTGCAGCTTGAGCGCCATCAGCCCTGGCATCCGTTGGGAGTACCTTCAGTACCACCATTTCGAACCCATAGCTGATGGCTCCCTTGGTTCTGCTGAGAGGACCGATGGACTCTGCGTTAAGCATTATCAGCGCTTGCCGATATGGTTCATTGGTTCTCTCCAGCCTTAAAACCCTCCAGTCGTGCGCGGGGAGTGTGGGGTTGCAGTACCTGAGGATTTCCTCTATCTCCTTCGCAGTGGACGGTTCGGCCGGCAACCAGACGCGAGCCCTAGGGCGAAGAGGAAGATCCTCTTTGTCCACGGCCTCCAGTCTAGCCCCCTTCCAAACCTCCCCCACCAGAGAGACTGCCTTCTTGTATAAGATGGCCGATCTTTCATCGGCGCACCTAGTCAGCTTGTGCAGCCCATGATGCCAGCCGGCACTAACGCATTTTGGGGGTGGCCCAGGGTTTTCCTTGACCACCCTAAGGAAGACCGAAGAGATAGCTACTCTCTTCCACTCTTCATGGGAGATAGCCCCGTCCTCCCTGCTGCGGTTGAGAACGCCAAGTGTCCTAGCATTAGCACCTTTAGCAATCTCGCTGAAGGTTGGCGCCGCCCCCGTTCTCGGTTTTTTGCCAAGAGAGGTTTCTCCCTCGTGCGATCTTTGCCGCTTAACCGCTGTTTCGTGTCTATTCGCTTCGAGTCGTGACCCATCGGTCTCGCTCTCGCTTAACACCTTCTTGGCCCACTCCAGCGTGTTAGCATGCTGGTCAGGTATCTGCTCACCACCGTAGCGTTCCACTATTTTTGCCGCTAATCGACGGTCCGACTTCAGCTTCCTAGCTAAAGCCCCTTTGCTAAAGCCCCCTGTGGACCCCTTCATAACTCTAGCAGA
The sequence above is a segment of the Bactrocera dorsalis isolate Fly_Bdor chromosome 6, ASM2337382v1, whole genome shotgun sequence genome. Coding sequences within it:
- the LOC125779656 gene encoding uncharacterized protein LOC125779656, giving the protein MDTTPKNTDEKVTKGGEGASKSTPVSVPGGAAAPGTTKSSPRSSRTKTLIGVSASGGRMREAGANPPKQVGKGGALIHGGIASTSRGTSARVMKGSTGGFSKGALARKLKSDRRLAAKIVERYGGEQIPDQHANTLEWAKKVLSESETDGSRLEANRHETAVKRQRSHEGETSLGKKPRTGAAPTFSEIAKGANARTLGVLNRSREDGAISHEEWKRVAISSVFLRVVKENPGPPPKCVSAGWHHGLHKLTRCADERSAILYKKAVSLVGEVWKGARLEAVDKEDLPLRPRARVWLPAEPSTAKEIEEILRYCNPTLPAHDWRVLRLERTNEPYRQALIMLNAESIGPLSRTKGAISYGFEMVVLKVLPTDARADGAQAADAGEKGEGVSDGQATTESDPSLSDVASTGGGSSIGDSVFSLEQLFEEVRVDHDLSAELALLEDSLKDEIPPD